Proteins from a single region of Hydrogenispora ethanolica:
- the aroF gene encoding 3-deoxy-7-phosphoheptulonate synthase, whose translation MIIVMKEKATAPQIDRVKERLDQCGLGIHLSQGVERTIIGAIGPKKPGLMESIEAMDGVEKVVPILKPFKLASLEFKTTSIVKAGGVEFGGNQAVLIAGPCAVENEDQLFKTAQAVKAAGASMLRGGAFKPRTSPYAFQGLEKEGLKILKNVSQAVEIPFVTEVTNPMDVELIADYADMLQIGARNMQNFTLLKEVGKAGKPVILKRGLAATIEEWLMAAEYILSEGNYQVVLCERGIRTYETATRNTLDLSAIPLVKQLSHLPIIADPSHGTGKRPLVTPLSRAAIAAGADGLLIEVHPDPENALSDGPQSLTFENFEDLIAQVRPVAEAIGRQL comes from the coding sequence ATGATCATTGTAATGAAAGAGAAAGCCACTGCTCCCCAGATCGATCGCGTCAAGGAGCGACTTGACCAGTGCGGACTGGGGATCCATCTCTCGCAAGGGGTGGAGCGGACCATCATCGGCGCCATCGGGCCAAAGAAGCCGGGCCTGATGGAGTCGATCGAGGCCATGGATGGGGTCGAGAAGGTTGTACCCATTCTCAAACCGTTCAAACTAGCCAGCCTGGAGTTTAAGACCACCAGCATCGTCAAGGCCGGCGGGGTCGAGTTCGGCGGCAACCAGGCAGTGCTGATTGCCGGGCCGTGCGCGGTGGAAAATGAGGATCAATTATTCAAGACAGCCCAAGCGGTGAAAGCGGCCGGCGCCTCCATGCTGCGGGGCGGGGCTTTTAAACCGCGCACCTCTCCCTATGCCTTTCAAGGGTTGGAGAAGGAAGGCCTGAAGATCTTGAAGAATGTAAGCCAGGCGGTGGAGATCCCCTTTGTCACGGAAGTGACTAACCCCATGGACGTGGAATTGATCGCCGATTACGCCGATATGCTTCAGATCGGGGCGCGCAATATGCAAAACTTCACGCTGTTGAAGGAAGTCGGCAAAGCGGGCAAGCCGGTCATTCTCAAACGGGGCCTGGCTGCCACCATCGAGGAATGGCTGATGGCCGCCGAGTATATCCTGAGCGAGGGCAATTATCAAGTCGTTCTTTGCGAGCGGGGGATCCGGACCTATGAGACCGCCACCCGGAATACTTTGGATCTCAGCGCCATTCCCCTGGTGAAGCAACTGAGCCATCTGCCGATCATCGCCGATCCCAGCCATGGGACTGGCAAACGTCCGCTGGTCACTCCGTTAAGCCGCGCCGCCATCGCCGCCGGAGCGGATGGGTTATTGATCGAGGTACATCCCGATCCCGAAAATGCATTATCGGACGGCCCGCAATCATTGACGTTTGAGAATTTTGAAGACCTGATCGCGCAGGTTCGGCCGGTTGCCGAGGCGATCGGGCGGCAGCTGTAA